In Arachis hypogaea cultivar Tifrunner chromosome 7, arahy.Tifrunner.gnm2.J5K5, whole genome shotgun sequence, the genomic window AGGTGATTGGTTTAAAATAATTTACTTACTTAGATTTAAtctctttaatttgtatataattgTCCTTAATATTATTTAGAAAATTAGAAAGTATGAATTATGTCCAAGTTATGTTtgaaaaatttggtgttgagatATAGGCAGGAGGAGTTGGACTGAATTAATGGCAATTATAAAAAATGATGAGGCTGAAGTTTGGAGAACGCATCACGATAGTAAGAAGTTACTAAGGATGTTGAAGTCTgttgaacaagaaaataaaaaagaagatcgAGAGGGACAAAGAAGGAGTTGGAGGTACAATGAAATGATTTGCATGCCAAATGTTGTAAGTGGAGGCGTAAACTGTGGCCTGAAGTTCTCAAAAGCTGATTTTCGAATTCATCCTAAAGTTACTAAGATGCACCACGAATTAAAGCAGATATTTTGGTGGCATAGAGTGGAAGGTGGCGCAACATCACTTGCGACCAAGTGCCTGACGTGTCAGAAGATGAAGACAGAGCATTGAAGACTGTATGTTAGGAAGATAGTAAGGTTGCACAAGGTGTTAATCGCTTCTGTGTTAGTGTGAACCCAGAGAATCAAGTATCTTAGGTCccgaaatgatagctgagacaaCGGAACAAAGATCAAGCAAATTCCAGTTAAGATTCTCATTACAAAAAGTCGACAAAAGAGTTATGCGAAATTGAAGAGAAAACCTTTCAAATTTTAAGAAGGAAGTCCTATATTCGTGAAGATTACTTCAACAAACTAGAACCGATGAGCAGTCAAGATTGAAGCCGAAGTGTAATGGGACCTGAGTTAGCAGGAAAAAAAAGGACCGTTTCAGATTTTGAAGAGAATTAGGTCGGTGACGTATCGGGTAAATCTACCCCCACATCTTTCAAACCGATACAACGTATTTTACGTCTCGTAGTTTCAAAAGTATGCTTCTGATGCCAATTACATTTTAAAACCTGAACCAGTGTAACTGAGAGAGGATCTAGCGCGTCAAATAACTCCGGTTAGAATTGACAATACTAGTGTTAAGCTATGCGGAAAAGGAGTTTTGTTAGTAAAGATTGCTTAGAGTCTAGCTGGAATCGAGGAACACACCTAGGAACTTAAGTCAGAAATGAGAGAAGACTATCCTTACCTATTTTCAGGTAACTAGATCtgaattttggggacaaaattcttaattaggtgggtaggatgtaaactccatgaaataaataaataattagctaataaattaattattattaaaaaaattaaaaaattaaattttttatttaaaggagtaaaaatacgaattttgatactaattttaaagattttaactCAAAACTGGACCAATAAACCGAACCGGATTCAAACTGGACCCAAGTCCCACCAAACAAACATAAGAGCTCAGCCTCTTGTCcccttttctttcatttttacgctgaagggaagaagagtaatGTTAAAAATCTAAACTTAACGTCTTTGAAAATTCAATCGTCCATAATTTTTAATCTAGatctccgattgacgagccgtcaatGGTTACGTATTTGTTCGGAGTTCTTTTCAATTCTATTCGAACAAAGGGGTAAACAAGATTGCATTTCTCATCCAGTTCTTTccctcttcaatttcaatatttttGAGTTTGGGTATTAAAAAATTGAGTAATTTTTATGATTTAGGTGAACTCTGGCAATGGAAAATCACTGGATTTTGTCCAGTTGATCcgtgggtaaggtaagaaactGTTGAACCTTTATGAATCATCGAATTAGTGAACCCTATGATGACTATAGTGATATTGTGTGAATTAGattgtgttcttgttgatttggagttcaatttGGTGCTTTGGAACGAAATTTGGGTGATTAAACCTGAGGAATTGGCGTTGGGAAGTTTAGAACTTGTGAAAAGAGAAGTTTTTGAAGTGTTCCGAGTTTaaggaggaatcggccaaggtatgattttaattggtttctcgtagttaatgtttaatgtcacgtgaaaatttAGGTTAGAAGACCTTAATATAGGAATGAattgaatgaattattgatggattgtgtatatggtacATGATATGTGTACAAAGGACAAATGAATTTGTATGTGTTGGATTATGTCTTGgataagtataaaaaaataatgaagattGTTGATGTATTAAGGATTGATGGTGAGtttgtgaaattgaattgaatggttTGGTTGAGAGATGTGTGGTTTGATTTTGTAAGCAATTTGTTATTGGAGTTGGgtgattttggaaaaaaaattaatattataattagtttgattttgaaataatttgatattggaaatGATTTAAATGACTTAGAAGTGTTTGGTTTggtggttgggacccttgaagggtggcagaagtttgagttttagaggagatgttggcgaaatttgtataaaaattgaagatttgatttaaagtgttattttaaaaagaaaagagattattatgtgCCTTGTATATTTTGAGAGTAATTGTTGACTATTTGTCGTAAGATGTGACCAAATACTTTAACTTTCCGGATTTCAgaaaagagattattatgtgCCTTGTATATTTTGAGAGTAATTGTTGACTATTTGTCATAAGATGTGACCGAATACTTTAACTTTCCGGGTTTCTCTAtggacatgtatatatatatatatatatatatatatatatatatatatatatatatatatatttgagctTGGGATTTTTTCATGGAATTATATTATTAAGCTTGGAATTTGACTCtatagaatattatattattgggcttggagtttgactccatggatattattttttaacttggggatgcgcacacagaaagactgtccaatggttagttactaggacatgtcgggttggctgtataactgaCATATGAGACTCATTAGCTataggataggcatacatcatgtgcatttgtatgtcTTACTTGAGTGTGTgttattttggtttgcctaattgcttaacTCTACTTATCTACTACTTattctacttgctgtaattgcacctctatttgtgttttccttacttgaattgtatgtgtatgttttctgagaGACCCCTCTTGGTGGAGGTGTGAAGGGGGTTGTTCCACCGATAATTCGGAGGATTGGGAAAGACAGAAAGTGAAGtattaggttaaagttagatttagaaCTTGAATACCTTATTAGATAActtaatttctggtttagttggaTCATTAAGTTGAAATTCAAGTGTCGAAATTCTAGGAATACCTCTTACTTTTTCGAGACCTTTTATATTACTATGCGGGCAGCTTTACCATGTTGAAAATCCCCGGTTCTCATTTCATAcatatttatgttatttttcagatgcaggtcgagaagcACATCATTGAGCGTCTGGAGAAATTCTTTACAAGCGAAGAACTGTCTTTTGGttgttatattttgttttaaagctatgtatatatgtatatagaatctccgcatgtatattttgtattttgtccctTCTAGAAGTTGACTTAGAGAAACACGTGTTTATTCTATAGTTTGAGTTATATTTTGcgttgtataaatatatataattacatactCCTGATCGGCCTTAATTTCACATGTTGAGTTTGGAATTTGATAGCTGTATCTTTGAAATTCCGATCTTTATATATATGTGCTATCTATCCTTACGATCTCGTTTGTCTGGCTTATTCGTATCTATGTGAGTGTGAcatgattttcttttgttttttttgggCTTTTATTTAGcttatttttcaaggctcctagatataaaTTCTTTCAGCTATATTTATGTacgtattttatttttagaggtcgtaatactttACCACTTTTACTTTAAGACTTAAACGTAAAATTCTGTATAATAGAGTATTACATTATATTtctaaaaaatctatttttataatgatataaaattataaactttaagtaaaagtaaaaataaaaataaaattatgtaatGTGAATGTTTATTACATATCTTCTATTCATAAAAAACCCGCGAAGATCTATTTAACTCTATACATGAAAATTGTTGCATATTATATTTTGATAAGAAATGTTGtgtaattttcttattttgaaGAGGgggttttatattttaacatttatatattataaaatagatatttttttattttttctaggtATGATTTTGTGACGGCTATAAATAAACCATCACAATCATCCAAAGCATAATGCTTAATTTTTTATAAGCATTAATATCAAAAACTTATTTGTTTAAATTGTTAAAAGTATATTTGAAACTTATGAACGAAAAAACATGTTCATACCTTCTTGATGGTGGCTGATTTGTTGGTCCCAACTATCTTTGGGACTAACGTTGGTCTTGTagtctaatttttaatttaaactattagattattttaatattatatctaatggtgtaaattaaatacaaatttatatatttaattttattaaatacccCCTAATATTTAACATTTTACAAATAAACCTTTTCAtctttctcttattattttttttacaaaagggtctcttcttcttcttctgattttcttcttctttttcttattcaccATTGCAATGAACCCTTCTTCTCCACTGCAATGAACCCACCGGCACTAACAGCAACTACCAGGATCTGGATTTGTCTTCCTCTTATTATTTGTTTTCCTCTTctggttttcttcttcttcttcttattcaccATTGCAATGATCCCTTCTTCACTACTGCAATGAACCCCAACACTAACAGCAACTACTAGGGTCTGGATCGAGACTACCCATGAATGCATGCAAGTGTCAGATCCTGGATCGAGATTATTCTGCACCCCTGCTCACCCCGCCACTAAAATTTGTGATGTTCTTCTCGTCTGTATAGTCATCGACGTCGTGTGGTATTTTCTGAGGAGGAGGTATTTTTCATCGAAACTGCCTCACATACATACACAAAGACACACATTTCACACTTGAGACAGgaaaatcaaaaaagaaaaaacatgaaacaaaagggaaaaaaatgttTGCTGAAGAGAATGGTCTCAAAGGAGACCCATGACTTCCAACCATTTGTCAAGCATCAGAATCGTTCCTTACTTCCCCAAATAaggttttcattttttcttttttctttttttctttcaacgtttttatttttatattttttagaataacataaaatattttatcgtaatttctttaattttttaacctTCTTCATCAACAGATCTATAGCTGTGGCTGTTTGGGTTTATAAGATGcttagaaatctgaaattgatgGTGTGCCACACAAAAAATCAATGAAAAGACATGCATGAGACCAACTATAAGCTAATAGAATAAATCTAGCCATGGAACAAAAAAGGTCAGTCAATAATCTTGCATTTTTCTTAATGTTGTTGAAACTTATGGTTGAGCAGGACATAATTGAACTTTGTTAATTAGAGGGAGTGAGTGAAGGattgttgatgattttttttttaatagctaATTGGTGTTAAAAATACATTCATGAAAATACTCATATCTCTTTAAAAAGAGTTACTTCATGATATTAATTGAACTTATTTAATAGGGTAAATATGTATGATGTCAATTTTTACACAACTTAATCTCAAGTATGGTATATATTGTCCTATTTTATGCATCGAATAACTTGTATTCACTCATAGATTAGATTTTGTTTGTATGCTTACGAAGAAAATGATTGTGAAACTAATGTAAAAAATAAAGCAAATAGAATCCTAGGAAGGCTATTTATAACTCAAAATATGTTCATACCACATAGAAAATAATGTTAGCACTATGGTTAGGACAACAATAAAGAAAAAGTGATTTTACTAGAATTGGTtttactagaattgagtgagaaaatttgtattaaaaatttgaatgCCTCTGGAGATAGTTGTGATAAATATAACATGTGCTTGTATAATAAGAAAACTGTCAGAGTTCTTTCTAAAGAGTTTATTAATGAGAAGAATCAAATCTCCTTATTTATGAGTGAAGGGTGTTTTCTTATATGGTAACTGGGttgattttaatagttaattcatGTCTTCATAAAAAGTCCTAGAAATATCCTTGATTGTTTTTAAATTTagcttataaaaaaatatagagttGGTTTAAACTTACAAAATGGCTCAAATATGATGAAGATAGCATATATTAGCTCAAATAAGTAATACACATGTATATATACATTAAGTCAAGTTATGAGCCAACCGGTTAAATCAGTATTTATTCAAATTCCACTTACTAATATATGGATCCAATTTCTTAAACTATTAATGAGTTTAGTTCAAAGGAGTTCACGGAGGCAGTTCCATTAAATTAAACTTATGAGTTAGCCAAACTTGTTAGAATAAATGTGTTAACgtagttttatattttatagtagagtaaaatattttttacatatatgAGTTGAATTTATACTTGAGattaaagtagaaaaaaaaatttacaatattCATAAATTTAGTGTGTTGTGTTGAATTTATACTTCTGATTAAAGTAAAGAATTTTCTATATATGTGATGCCTTGGTGTGATGGAGCAATTTATGCCGAGGAGGCATGAGTTCTTTGATAATTGGAATGTCAATAAAAGCATGGAACCATGAGTTAAGGTTAGGCATTGACTCTGCATCAATAAAGTTGATGGCCACAACTTCCTTAGCTATTCCAATCCAGTATGGAAGCCAGCCATAGCTATGTCTGCAAAGCCAATATTATCACCTCCAAAGAAGCGTTTTCCCTCAAGTCCAACCTCAAGCCTCTTCAGATTCTCTCGAGCTTCTTCTGCTGTCTTCTGTTGCTCTTCTCCTACCTTGGAAAACGCTGCCACAAATATCCTCAAAGGTACACATAATTGGAATGAATCTTTTATATTCATCTTTAATTAAAGCGATCTTTTATTGACACTAACTATTTAATATTGCCACTGAACTTTTAGTCGCGACTCTGGTCTCTGGGTTCTTCAATGGTTGTCTATGAGAGAGAAGTTTAATCCTACAGTGTCGGGCATTGTAAGTTAGCCAAAGACATATTGATTAATTATATGCATGCAGAGCatattatttaactaattaatccatatttgCAGCTAAATGAGCAATATATCCGTACATCCGTTGTGGTGGATCTTTTGTTGGGGATGTTCAATGACCACAAATATGAGTTTCAGAAGAAGAGCAATGAGTTCTGGGCTACGCTTTAGCGTGAACAGCATGGAGAGCAACATTTTTgcatatttagttattattttcaaaatttgctTTAATCTTCAATTGTGAACGAGATTAGTgacatttataatttatttgttggattattattttaaaagagaaAGTTTGTCTGGTCTAAAAACTTTGTTACATTATTATATTCGTAATAAATACAAAGATcaataatattttactatttttattttaggaGTTTGTTGGAACATGTGTGTGAATTTACATGTGTGTGAGTTTGTTGTAACGTTATGCTCACTTATATTCATCATGTGTTTTTTGCCattctaaattgaaaaaaattagttaaagattcacacatgattttttttattccagCGTTCAGACACATGTCTCAACAAATACATAACCACACTATCATACCATAGAAAGGATGCCTTTCATGCACATATTCTTCAATAAAATTCATACAAAAGTTAAGAAGAACAGAGAGTGATGTCCGTATTGAGCCTTCTTCACAATTAACCCAACTGCACTTCTTTTACAATCTTTTATGCTTTAACTAATCATAATAAGACTCTTCTTGCTGAGTTCTGCATCTTACAATTACAAGATCACAAAACCGTCTCTTGTAAGCCATAACTCAAAATGTACTCATTATTGTAAATATACCAATCTTGTCTCAAATCTCACCTTTTTCATAGCAATTAAGCAAATAAGACCAAGTTCATCATGAAAATTCATACACAAAATTCAATTACTCAAGTTTTATTCAAATATCACATAATAAATTACTCAAGTTTTATTCAAATatcacataataataatttatataatactAAATCGAGAACTCTTCACTAAGTTCCATGTCGACACTTGCATCAGAATCTCCTGCCCAAAACTCTTGTTCTTTATAATCTTCTTCAAGATCAGATGCCCAAAATTTTTgcaatatcaaataaaatattgatcAATCTCCACTCTTATtaatgaaaattatataattaatatgttGTGGTACGCAAATCATTAAACCAAATATTACCATTTCTGCATCTGCATCTAAATCTTTCTCAACATGGTTCCTATTTATGCCATAAAAAGTTGCATTGGTCTGCTGCTGAATGTTCTTTGCCAATGGACAAGATTTTTTATTGTGCCCTTCCATGCGACAAATACTACATCGTTGTGGTTTTCGTTTGATCTTCTCACTTGGACGACACTTAGACCTACAACTTTGTGGATTCTTAGGAAAAATACCATCTGAATCATCAGCTTGCGCACCAACTTGCTTTTCTTGTTCATCTTCAATCTTGAAATCTTCGATTAGGCTCATAACAGTATCTCGAACAAGGTGGAATCTCTCCTGTCTTCGACTAGCGACATAGGACAGCTGCCGACACCAATCCATCAAGCATCCATATTGACTCAATATTATAGACTCCCAAGTAACGCCACTTGAATCGAAAGTGCTTGTCTTGGCATTCTTCGACCATCTTGTCAACACAAGAGACTTTGGCGCTCAAGGATGTTAAGAAACACCAGCACACAAACTATATGCTCACACGGAATTCTAAAAGAATCCATCCTTAAGCATGAACAATTAAACTTCGTCCTTTCATTATCCACAGACACCTCCCATGAACTATTTAGACTTCCATATTTAGATATTGTATAAAGTACAAATGAATCAAATGACACATCTTGCACAACCTTCATTCTTGCAGCCCTAACAAGCATGGGtcgaaatataaaaaataactctCGTGTATAGAAATTTGATGCAGACCTTTCCAGAGGTTCTAATGCTGTTTTAAGTACCGGAAGACCAGATATGGAAACATAGTCAGCTTCA contains:
- the LOC112703984 gene encoding uncharacterized protein, which gives rise to MEASHSYVCKANIITSKEAFSLKSNLKPLQILSSFFCCLLLLFSYLGKRCHKYPQSRDSGLWVLQWLSMREKFNPTVSGILNEQYIRTSVVVDLLLGMFNDHKYEFQKKSNEFWATL